TGTTCGATGAGGCCCTTCTGCGCAAGAGGCTTCAGCATCTCGTCATAATAGCTGTAGACCTGCATCCTCTTTTCATCAATTTTTTCATGCTCCTCCAGCTGTGCATAGAGGTATGCGGCATTCATATCACTGGGCAGATAAGAGGAGCCATAATTCATCCAGGTATACTTGTCAACCTGTCCCCGGAAAAACTTGCTTCTGTTCGTTCCCTTTTCCCTTAAAATTTCTGCAGGTTCCAGATAAACATCCTCCTGAAAGAGCAAAGCCCCTCCTTCTCCCATCGTATAATTCTTCGTTTCATGAAAGCTGAAGCATCCAAAATCTCCAATGGTTCCAAGTGCCTTTCCCTTATAGTAAGCATTTACTCCCTGAGCGGCATCTTCAATTACTTTCAGATGATACTTGTCTGCCAGTTCCATGATCTTGTCCATCTCACATGCAACTCCGGCATAATGAACAGGCACAATTGCCTTTGTCTTATCTGTAATTGCAGCTTCTATTTTATCTTCATCTATATTCATCGTATCCGGGCGTATATCCACAAACACGATTTTAGCGCCCCGCAGGACAAAGGCATCCGCGGTAGACACAAACGTATAAGAAGGCATAATTACCTCATCTCCCGGACCGATTCCGGCAAGATATGCGGCCATCTCCAGCGCATGTGTACAAGAGGTGGTTAATAGTACATGCCTGGAATGAAAATGCTCCTCCATCCACGCCGAACACTTTTTTGTGAACATTCCATCACCGCAAAGCTTCTTGTTATCCACAGCCTCTTTGATATAATCCAGTTCTTTCCCCACGAAGGGCGGTCTGTTAAAATCTACCAACATTTAATCTTCCTTTTTTTCTTCTGTAATATTTAAAGTCTCCCTTACCACGAATTGAGGAGTCCTGTTTACATTCAAAATGATTTTTCCAATATATTCTCCCAGAATTCCCAGCATCAGGAACATAATTCCAAAAAATACGAACATCGCACACATCAGGGAAGACCAACCCACCGCGATAGACGGATGCATCAGTTTTCTTATGAGGACAATCAGTGCACCTGCAAAACCAAGGCCGGAAAATAAGGCCCCGAACAAAGTGGATAAACGAAGGGGCAAAGCGGTAAAGTTGATGCAGGATAAAAAAAGCTTCAAACCCCTGCCAAAATTATAATTCGACTGTCCAAACTCTCTTTCAAAGTGTTCAATCTCTATATTTGCAATATTATATGTGGTTCTAAAAAACAGAATTTGAATAAATACCTGTTCTCCTTCATATTCTCTGACCTTTTCTATCACAAACCGCCGGGCCAGCCAAAAACTGCTCATCTGTATATCCTTCGGTCTTTCCAGCAGATGCCACAATAGAAAACGGCTCACCGAACCTGTCAGATTTTTAAACCAGGAGAACTTTCGCTCCTTAAAGACACCAAACACAACATCATAACCTTCTTCCAGCTTTTCCAGAAACAGACCTATCTGTGAAGGGTGGTTCTGAAGATCATCATCCATTCCTATGACCAGTTCTCCCTCCACATAATGCAGACCAGCCATGATCGCGGCATGCTGTCCAAAATTCTTTGCCAGATTTACGCCCTTTACATTGGGATATTTCCCGGCACATCTTGTGATAGCCTCGAAGGTATGATCCCGGGAATAATCATTTACCAGAATCATTTCACACTCATAATTATCCATCTCGTCAAACGTTTCCATGCACAGATCCACCACCTCTTCGATGGATTCTTCTGAATTATAACATGGTATTACAATTGAAACTAACATATACCCTCCAGCTTTCCAGTACAGCTTAGAAAGAAAACACAAAGATGCCCACTAAAATCAGTCCAAGTCCTGTTAACTTTCTTTTGGAAAATTTTTCTTTTAGTAAAAAGTATCCCATAATACTGACAAATATATAACTTGTAGACTCCAGAATCGGAGACATCGATAACGGCACATATCTTAATGCCAGCATGGTCAATATTGTAGAGAGAAAGAACATCCCATATGACAGAATTACCATGGGATTGAAATATTCAGCCAGCCTGTTCGGCCAGGTCTTATTGGCCGACACTTTCAGCATAATCTGTGATACGGAGGAAATCAATACCGAGCAAAGAAGCACACCAACCGCAATCCTGTAATTATTCATCTTCAGTCACCACAAGATAAATACCCAGAAAAATGACTGACGCTCCCAAAATCATCCTCCAGGTAATCCTTTCGTTAAAAATC
The window above is part of the Novisyntrophococcus fermenticellae genome. Proteins encoded here:
- the rffA gene encoding dTDP-4-amino-4,6-dideoxygalactose transaminase: MVDFNRPPFVGKELDYIKEAVDNKKLCGDGMFTKKCSAWMEEHFHSRHVLLTTSCTHALEMAAYLAGIGPGDEVIMPSYTFVSTADAFVLRGAKIVFVDIRPDTMNIDEDKIEAAITDKTKAIVPVHYAGVACEMDKIMELADKYHLKVIEDAAQGVNAYYKGKALGTIGDFGCFSFHETKNYTMGEGGALLFQEDVYLEPAEILREKGTNRSKFFRGQVDKYTWMNYGSSYLPSDMNAAYLYAQLEEHEKIDEKRMQVYSYYDEMLKPLAQKGLIEQPYVPESAVHNAHMYYIKVKNIGIRTSLIQYMKEHEIMCVFHYIPLHSSPAGLTFGRFSGEDRYTTKESERLVRLPMFYSLAEEEMERVVQCLLSFTYYEN
- a CDS encoding glycosyltransferase family 2 protein, which produces MLVSIVIPCYNSEESIEEVVDLCMETFDEMDNYECEMILVNDYSRDHTFEAITRCAGKYPNVKGVNLAKNFGQHAAIMAGLHYVEGELVIGMDDDLQNHPSQIGLFLEKLEEGYDVVFGVFKERKFSWFKNLTGSVSRFLLWHLLERPKDIQMSSFWLARRFVIEKVREYEGEQVFIQILFFRTTYNIANIEIEHFEREFGQSNYNFGRGLKLFLSCINFTALPLRLSTLFGALFSGLGFAGALIVLIRKLMHPSIAVGWSSLMCAMFVFFGIMFLMLGILGEYIGKIILNVNRTPQFVVRETLNITEEKKED
- a CDS encoding EamA family transporter, which translates into the protein MNNYRIAVGVLLCSVLISSVSQIMLKVSANKTWPNRLAEYFNPMVILSYGMFFLSTILTMLALRYVPLSMSPILESTSYIFVSIMGYFLLKEKFSKRKLTGLGLILVGIFVFSF